Proteins encoded together in one Lathyrus oleraceus cultivar Zhongwan6 chromosome 5, CAAS_Psat_ZW6_1.0, whole genome shotgun sequence window:
- the LOC127087590 gene encoding uncharacterized protein LOC127087590 encodes MAVISLSLLPPPSTTHSCFCASGIHFRSHTTTNNFLSIHSPSPFPSTFSNSNSKFSARRKRFHTVFAASSDYYATLGVPKSATVKDIKAAYRRLARQYHPDVNKEPGATDKFKEISNAYEVLSDDKKRALYDQYGEAGVKSSVGGGSSAYATNPFDLFETFFGSNMGGFGGMDPTGFGTRRRSTVTKGEDIRYDFSLEFSEAIFGAEKEFELFHLETCEVCTGTGAKLGSKMRVCSTCGGRGQVMRTEQTPFGLFSQVSVCPNCGGDGEVISENCRKCSGAGRIRVKKNMKVKVPPGVSSGSILRVTGEGDAGPRGGPPGDLYVYLDVLEIPGIQRDDINLRSTISITYLDAILGSVVKVKTVEGTSELQIPSGTQPGDVLVLAKKGVPKLNRPSIRGDHLFTVKVTIPKRISSKEREVLEELASLGGTSSHSRSRPRTQPSTGSKEAPAAQRAESPTETVTEKPEKSEEEDDDLWNKLKNMAGSVANGALKWFKDNL; translated from the exons ATGGCAGTTATTTCCCTCTCTCTTCTTCCTCCTCCTTCTACTACTCATTCTTGCTTCTGTGCCTCCGGAATCCATTTCCGTTCCCACACCACCACCAACAATTTCCTTTCCATTCATTCTCCTTCTCCTTTTCCTTCTACTTTCTCTAACTCTAATTCTAAATTCTCCGCTAGAAGAAAACGATTTCACACTGTTTTTGCCGCTTCTTCTGATTATTACGCTACTCTCGGAGTTCCCAAATCCGCCACCGTCAAAGATATCAAAGCCGCTTATCGAAGGTTAGCTCGTCAG TATCATCCTGATGTGAACAAAGAGCCTGGTGCAACGGATAAGTTTAAAGAGATTAGTAATGCTTATGAG GTGCTATCAGATGACAAAAAGAGGGCTTTGTATGATCAATATGGCGAGGCAGGGGTTAAGAGCTCAGTGGGAGGAGGATCAAGTGCCTATGCG ACAAATCCATTTGACTTATTTGAGACATTTTTTGGGTCAAATATGGGCGGCTTTGGTGGCATGGATCCAACTGGATTTGGCACACGGCGTCGTAGTACAGTTACTAAGGGCGAAGACATCCG GTATGATTTCTCCTTGGAGTTTTCTGAGGCAATTTTCGGAGCAGAGAAAGAATTCGAGCTTTTCCATTTAGAAACATGTGAAGTCTGTACTGGTACTGGTGCAAAGTTAGGATCCAAGATGAGAGTATGTTCAACTTGTGGTGGCAGGGGTCAGGTGATGAGGACCGAACAAACACCTTTTGGGTTGTTCTCACAG GTTTCAGTATGTCCAAACTGTGGAGGTGATGGTGAAGTCATATCTGAAAATTGCCGTAAATGCAGTGGTGCAGGACGCATACGGGTTAAGAAAAATATGAAAGTTAAAGTTCCTCCCGGGGTTAGCTCAGGCAGTATCTTAAGAGTCACTGGAGAGGGTGATGCTGGACCAAGAGG GGGTCCTCCAGGAGATCTTTACGTATATCTTGACGTGCTTGAGATACCAGGAATTCAAAGAGATGACATTAATCTCCGCTCAACAATATCAATCACTTATCTAGATGCTATATTGGGGTCTGTAGTGAAG GTAAAGACAGTTGAAGGCACTTCTGAACTACAAATCCCTTCTGGTACTCAACCTGGAGATGTCCTCGTCCTTGCAAAGAAGGGTGTACCAAAATTAAACAGACCATCAATACGTGGTGACCACTTATTTACTGTTAAAGTTACAATACCAAAACGTATCAG TTCAAAGGAGCGTGAGGTGCTTGAAGAACTTGCTTCTCTAGGTGGCACAAGCAGTCATTCAAGATCCCGTCCTAGGACCCAACCTTCCA CCGGAAGTAAGGAAGCTCCTGCAGCTCAAAGGGCCGAAAGTCCAACAGAAACAGTCACAGAAAAACCAGAgaaatcagaagaagaagatgatgacTTATGGAACAAACTAAAGAACATGGCTGG GTCTGTGGCAAATGGAGCTCTAAAGTGGTTTAAAGATAATCTCTAG
- the LOC127087591 gene encoding uncharacterized protein LOC127087591, with protein MATSVSEIVGLGSTYNNCKFSCFRRKVNVVTSPNASLLFPATTTTRLSSVVPRALDPKNGEQNSTTSSFQEDLVYVAKLVMGSFAGAGVIKYGTGVFPEITTPNLVLALVIISTPVIVAVFLLINQSLRQKT; from the exons ATGGCAACTTCAGTTTCAGAGATAGTTGGACTTGGAAGCACTTACAACAATTGTAAGTTTTCTTGTTTCCGCCGAAAGGTTAATGTTGTTACTTCACCAAACGCATCACTTCTCTTCCCTGCAACAACTACAACGAGATTGTCTAGTGTTGTTCCTCGAGCCCTGGATCCCAAAAACGGAGAACAAAACTCTACTACTTCTTCATTTCAA GAGGATTTAGTGTATGTGGCAAAACTAGTGATGGGTTCTTTTGCTGGTGCGGGTGTGATTAAATATGGTACTGGTGTTTTCCCTGAGATAACTACTCCAAACCTTGTGTTGGCTCTTGTTATCATCTCAACTCCTGTCATTGTTGCTGTTTTTCTTTTGATAAATCAAAGCCTTCGCCAGAAGACATAG
- the LOC127087589 gene encoding uncharacterized protein LOC127087589, with protein sequence MSAAVCGTKRSFFEDLPPSPPVSKRLRCSSSPIRLSLPTLVDHLRNLFPNMEDQILERALQECGNDLDAAIKSLHGLCLGSADEIAAIAPQPDVVTVESGVFENNGDASASGNQPVENNLPADGPEWIDLFVREMSCATSVDDARARAAKLLEVLEKSISAHASSGALTDLQRENLMLKYQVEVLTKERNCFKSAFRIQLERLSDYEDKDRELQQLKQLVSQYQEQIRTLEVNNYALRMHLNQAQKYNPFPGRFPPDGF encoded by the exons ATGTCTGCTGCGGTGTGCGGAACCAAGAGATCTTTCTTCGAAGACCTTCCTCCTTCACCACCTGTTTCCAAGAGGCTTCGTTGTTCATCTTCTCCGATTCGCCTTTCTCTTCCGACGCTCGTTGATCACCTTCGCAATCTCTTTCCCAATATGGAAGATCAG ATCCTTGAAAGAGCATTGCAGGAATGCGGTAATGATTTAGATGCTGCTATTAAAAGTTTGCACGGGCTTTGCTTGGGATCTGCCGATGAAATTGCCGCAATTGCTCCACAGCCTGATGTTGTTACCGTTGAATCAG GTGTTTTTGAAAATAATGGGGATGCATCTGCCTCTGGGAATCAGCCAGTTGAAAACAATCTTCCTGCTGATGGACCTGAATGGATTGACTTGTTTGTTAGAGAAATGTCATGTGCTACTAGTGTTGATGATGCCAGAGCTCGTGCTGCGAAACTTCTTGAGGTTCTGGAGAAATCGATCAGTGCACATGCGAGTTCTGGGGCATTAACTGATCTTCAAAGG GAAAATCTGATGTTGAAATATCAAGTTGAAGTCTTGACCAAGGAGAGAAATTGTTTTAAAAGTGCTTTTAGAATCCAGCTTGAGCGCCTTTCAGATTATGAAGATAAAGACCGAGAGTTGCAGCAGCTGAAGCAGTTGGTATCTCAATACCAGGAACAGATCCGGACTCTTGAG GTTAACAACTATGCTCTGCGAATGCATCTTAATCAGGCACAAAAATACAACCCCTTTCCCGGGCGTTTCCCTCCCGACGGCTTCTAA
- the LOC127083671 gene encoding uncharacterized protein LOC127083671 — protein sequence MSWDMELDSLFENVSDSPLSGRNNLEPWENWRGDDGREALKVPDSRQDVVETSSSSSFGDTAAAASFGEPEVESRMFDDGHEPLHRRKKRETTAHWRRFISPVVSRCKWVELQLKQLKSQERKYAKELAALDYTQDINKDMKRKKRKKVEENCDLASYMSNHTLFSYYEKADCNVDAGLEDCHEVVKGGDSEKSVEFKSNDLWASFGNYGIDKSWDDAIQKIIALESQLEILKSRHDKVISENQGRFCSVNQSSILEPSDGYNHPDINPDSFTGNASSGDEATIRPQMDVPRDNINVEDLTQNHQVVTEEFHELENVGNQLVKQIESFGEIKEILKFQGSESEHNVDVRSRSTLKSKIPRHERKREKSKIPRHERKREKKSGSKRSRRSG from the exons ATGAGTTGGGACATGGAGCTAGATAGTCTATTTGAGAATGTAAGTGACTCTCCATTGTCGGGACGAAATAATCTCGAGCCTTGGGAAAACTGGAGAGGTGATGATGGCAGAGAAGCTTTGAAAGTGCCAGATTCACGTCAGGATGTCGTTGAGACGTCTAGTTCTAGCTCCTTTGGTGATACAGCTGCTGCTGCTTCCTTCGGTGAACCAGAAGTCGAATCACGAATGTTTGATGACGGGCACGAGCCACTTCATCGAAG AAAGAAAAGGGAGACAACAGCTCATTGGAGGAGGTTCATAAGTCCTGTTGTGTCGCGGTGTAAGTGGGTTGAGTTGCAACTGAAACAACTCAAGTCTCAAGAACGCAAATATGCTAAAGAGCTTGCGGCACTTGATTATACACAGGATATAAATAAAGACATGAAGAGGAAAAAACGAAAAAAAGTTGAAGAGAATTGCGATTTAGCATCATACATGTCTAACCATACCTTATTCTCCTACTATG AGAAAGCCGATTGTAATGTTGATGCTGGTTTGGAAGATTGTCATGAAGTTGTCAAAG GTGGTGACAGTGAAAAATCAGTAGAGTTCAAGTCGAATGATTTATGGGCTTCTTTTGGTAATTATGGTATCGATAAATCCTGGGACGATGCCATTCAAAAGATTATAGCTTTAGAGTCTCAACTTGAAATTTTGAAATCTAGACATGACAAGGTGAtcagtgaaaatcaaggaaggTTTTGTTCTGTAAACCAATCAAGCATACTTGAACCATCTGATGGATATAATCATCCCGATATAAACCCTGATTCTTTTACGG GAAATGCATCATCAGGTGATGAAGCCACTATTCGGCCTCAAATGGATGTTCCACGGGACAAT ATCAATGTTGAAGATCTCACACAGAATCATCAGGTAGTTACAGAAGAGTTCCATGAATTAGAAAATGTTGGAAATCAACTTGTCAAACAAATCGAATCATTTGGAGAGATTAAAGAGATTTTAAAGTTTCAAGGTTCAGAATCCGAGCACAATGTTGATGTGCGATCACGTTCTACATTAAAATCAAAGATCCCTAGACATgaaaggaaaagagaaaagtcAAAGATCCCTAGACATGaaaggaaaagagaaaagaaatctGGTTCAAAGAGGTCAAGGAGATCTGGATAA